In the genome of Ictalurus punctatus breed USDA103 chromosome 3, Coco_2.0, whole genome shotgun sequence, the window tgtctcattttCATAACATTctctcttgtttattttatttcttgtacTTTACTGTTATTGCCttaagcaccagtacaccaagACAGATTTCTTGTAACCATGGTATTTGAAATTTGAAAGTAAACACCATGGTTCTAAATTCTGTGTGGATCATCTTATTTCTGTTGGATTCCACCTAGTGACAAGTTGTTGGTGTTTATTTGGCtgtttaatataattatttGAGCTTCATAGTGTGTGATTCTGAACTGTTTGGTTGAGGTGACGTACCGAGATCTTCAACATGGGCAACAGCTTCAGTGTCTCTCccaagagggagaaagagttcatgaaaggaaggaagaactCCAAGGTGGACGACTGTCGGGTGAGACCACGGAAATGACTTTTTGGCTATTTTTCTTGCTTTTTCTTGGACTCACTATCAAGCCACATTGAGTTCACAAAAGACACTATATAAAtaggacattttttttgtcagtgttgCAGAAGACAGCAGCTTCCATATGTTTCAGGGTTTCTAGGCAGCCTGAGAGAGTCTCCCCCCCAATTCCATGTAGTCCTTATAATCGCTTCTTTTATGGTGCTTTAAAATAATGAGTGAGTACATAATGGGAGTGGATTAGACAAAATATGGCAAAACTTTGGCAGTATTTCAGTCCACCAGACTCATCATATATCACATTAACGTTCCTTCAGATTTCAATTTAGGATGTTTGGCAATCTCTCTGCCAGCTacttttccccctcacactcCATTTCTTCCCATTCTGAATGAAGAAACCATCATTACCTGTTTGTAACAGTCTCCCTGAGTGCTCTGATATCTTATTTATCTCcttctgtcatggtatgggggtgtgtcagtgcccatggaaTCTGTGAGGGCAGCGTTAATGCAGATAGATATGTACTTGTCTGTACTTGTCCTCTATCGTTCCACAGAATTTTTTAGCATCAGAACAAATCAGTGATAAACTGGCAATTCCAAGTCTCTCTAACTGTGCTATAGAAACACCACAATCATAAATGTGATGCTGTTTTTTGCAACCACAGAATTGCAGGAGATTGAAAGTTGCGATCTATTACTGCTAGTTGTGAAGACATCATGGTTCTATATGATAGATACCATTAGTTTTAAAGTTAAGTTCACAGGCGTAATGTTTGTCCATAAAATTGCATCAGGCAATATTTCGGTTATTGGAATTTTTAGCCTCTAAAAATTAAGAGACATGTTCTCATTGACTGCcatgttctctctttttttctctcacttctgCTGCATCATGAACCAGGTGGAGAAGAACATACAGAAGTcggaggaggagggggaaatCGGCACAGTCGAAGAACATCGCGAGCTCCATCAGACCAGCACCAGAAAAGGAGACGTTGTCGTCAAGGTGAGAGTCTGAGAATGTTTGTGCTTAATTGTAGTttcgctaaaaaaaaaaatttaatcctTGTTTATTACTCAACGTCAGTTATTCTTAAAAACTGTTCGGACAAGATTACTTTCACTATTTAGATGatgatattatatttatttgtttatgccTTGAAGACTAAAAGTTACATGATATAGTGGCAATACAGTAATACTTCACTTTCACCACATGTACAGTGgcacttgaaagtttgtgaaccctttaggatgtTCTATTTATCTACATAAATGTGACGTAAAACATCATCAAGTCCTAAAAGtcgacaaagagaacccagttcaaccagtgagacaaaaatattatacttggtagTTTATTGATTtaggaataataatataatattacatatctttgAGTGGCAAACGTGTGTGAACTTCTGGggttagcagtttaatttgaaggtgaaattggAGTCGGATGATTTCGATCAATGGGAAGACAATCAGGTGTGAACCTGAAAGTCTCAGTCCACCCGGTTTCCAAGTCGAACTGTAATGCTTAGCTATTTCATACACAGTGACGTTAAAACACACGAATGAGCTCGGTTTCTCTTTAAAACCTTCTTCAGTTGGTGCGATTGTTAATTATCGGGCAGTCTCAAATCTAAAACTCTGACCCGATATTTAAAGCCATTTTTAAGATTCAAACCctaactgtaataggaaaaccATCAGCGTTAATACTCACCAACGATCTAGAGCAATAAATAAGTGTGCGATTTGTGACCACATTGGTTTGTGTTGACACAGGGTCACATGGTGTTATACTGCTTACACTATTTACACTATTTTGGACGTGCAAAAGTGACACGACAAATGACAGCAGGATATGCATGGTGGCCAACTTGAACACGTGTAGTTAACAGCAAATACAAATGACCCTTTATATTCACGTGTAACTGAGGTAATAGCCCTTTTAATCATCTTACAGCATCCCACTTTTCTGCTTTCTCGATTTGGGAAGTGTTTAAAATGGATTTGTGGGATAGACGATGAACTGCTGGTAATGTTTAGATGTCAAATGTCTGTTCAGTTAGGACTAAAATGATCTGagttaaataaatttaaaaaatacgaTATGTAATTTGGTCTATAATTTCCTCAGGAGAAATAAAGTAAGCAAAAAATATGATGGGATTACCTCAGAACCCAATGTAAATTTAACCTTGTCTGAATATAGCATTAGACATACTGTAAACTTTGCTTGAAATGACATTGGGAGTGTTATTCGCCTTAATGAGGAGGATTTGTTCTGTTAAGCTGAGCGATTCAGTGCGTAATCGGGCGATTGACAGAGTTTAGACTGAATCACATAGATGTGTATTGAGCACACGCCCTAATCGATTCCAGAGCATAAAAATCTGCTGAACAGAGCACAAAAAATATGTGTGAAGATACCTTGCTTATTGCAGGAACAAGATATGGTCACAGAAAGTAGCCTCTTAACATGTATTCACTAACAAATGGCAGATCTAATAGTTCTTCCATACCACAGGGCACGACAGAGCGTCTGACCATGCACCTGGTGGAGGAGCACTTAGTGGTGGACCCTACCTATATTGAGGACTTCCTGCTCACCTGTCGCACCTTCCTGTCCAGCCCGATGGTGGTGGGAATGAAACTGCTGGAGTGGTTCCATGACCCCAGCCTCAGGGAGAAGGTACTGTAAAGATCAACACATCACAGAACCTCTGTGCTCTTGTgtgatgaaacagaaaaaaaaaacactttacgAAATACTAGTGTGTTCACTGAGATACTGGCTGTATACCAAGTTATTTTATAATGTACTTGCTTAGTAATatcttataaataaaatgcattttataatCAACAGAAGACATTTTGCACATATATACTGTCaacaaaattattggcacccttatacatactatatgtatgtatgttatcctatctttttttttttaacctacaTTACTCTGTGTCATGCACTACCATCTTTACTGCTTTAATAGAATAAGaacacaatgaaaaaaattgtattagTAATTATCAGATTTTTTGGACAGaatgaatataattttttaatgaagataataataatactaatagtGGACTTTTTACTTAAACTTTATATTCTAACGTTTGCATAAATGTTTGTGTTCCCAGGTTGCACTGGTATTCTTGCTGTGGGTGAACAATCACTTTAATGACTTTGAAGATGACTCTGAGATGATGCACTTTCTCGAAGAGTTTGAGAATAATCTGAAGAGGGAGGTCAgtggcttttttaaaaatcattattatttttttaaattttgtcactacaaatgttttttgttttttttttgtttttttaaaaacaacactgGCCCTAACCCACTATGATCTCTCTGCTCTTGTGTGATGAACAGAAAATGTTTGGGCACTTGAAGCTGTTGAACATAGCTTGTGCTGCCAAAGCCAAGCTGAGGGTGGTGAATCTGACTAAGCCATCACGCAAGGCTCCTCTGCCCTTCAGCCTGCTCAGTGGCTCAGAGAAAGGCTTAAGCATCTTCATTGAGAATGTGGAGCCGGGCAGCAGAGCTGCAGAAGCAGGCCTCAAACGTGGAGATCGGGTACTTCTCATAATATCTTGTATAGGCATGGTCAGGTGTAGCTATAGAGCACTGAGTTGAAGCCGGTTCAATGCAAGACAATTACAGATGTGCTGACCTTTACATATTTTGCATAGGAGTGTGCTGTGATGATGTATCACTCAGAATGAATCCCTTTTTCCCccaataaaaacaacagatgAGCCAattggcagtggtggcttagtgtaGGTTCAAGCCCAAAACCCCGGTCTGTCGCCCAAAAAGCCCAAAAGCCCAAAACCCCAGTCTGTCGCCATACTGTAATGTATGTTacaaataaaggctttcttCTTATCTTGATCTGGAATGACTGACAGTTGcacaggtgttttgaactctcgaTATTAACTTACTATGGTAGTTACTGTAAAACCTTCCAAGATGAAAGTGTGACTTGGATGTCAAGCGAGTACACTTTGGCCTTCCTATTCCTCTCTGCCCCTGAGGAGACCTAGCAGACCTTGTGTACAGTATACACGTTATAACTTCTACTAGGAGTTATgtattatacatacattatacatgTACTGTCTCGAATATGAGCCACGAAAGAAGTGCTTCAGTCCTCATATGCATTTTGACCGCCCTAGTCCACATTCACAATGTCTTGGTCAGTCCTCAGTGTCCTAGGtctaatttcattttaaaataatctgcTGACTTTTTTGGAAAACATGAcaatccataaataaataattttctctGTGTTGTGTCTTAGATCCTGGAGGCAAATGGGCAGAACTTTGAGAGTGTACCACTGTCCAAAGCAAATGAGATCCTGCGCAGCAACAAACATCTGTCTATTACTGTGAAAACAAGTTTCTTCGGTAAATTACACACCAAGAACAAAGTAATCTTTTGAGAAAGAAATGTGaagactgggggaaaaaaaagccaaagGTTAAGTCGTAGACCACTGTCAGACTTATTGGTGATGGATGTCCGACTGAGAATTAATCTAAGATGCGTTACTTCTAATGCAAGATTCAGTTATTGCTACACAACAGTGTTATTGGTAAAAGTTCATCTTTTGCTGGGACGTGACGTGGCCAAACTCAAGATTCAACATTGATTGCTATTTAATCCATACTCAGCTAACTTCCTTGTTTCATTAGGTTGTAATTGGTATAAAAACTGATCCAAGATCAGCACTTTGAGTAAGTGTAATGAACATGTACTCTCTGAGCAAACATAATTAAGACACCATCTTCTCTTAGTGTTTAAGGAACTTCTGGCTCGACTTGAGCACGACCAAGAACCTGACCACAAGGAAAAGCTGGACAGGAAGAATGGGGCTCCCCACATTCCCAAGATCGGGGATATTAAGAAAGCGAGCCGTTACTCCATCCCAGACCTGGCTGTGGATGTGGAGCAAGTGATGGGTCTCGAGAAAGCAAGCGAGAAAGCCAAGGCCAACACAGTGGGCGGAAGGAACAAGCCCAAGAAGATCTTTGGCAAGACTCTCCCTACTGGTGTAGTCCAGTCCCAGGATGACAGCAGTGTCAGAGTGAAGCAGTCGAAACCGGACGCCCACGAGCTTTTGAGGGAGAGTCACATCAGCCTGCTGCAATTAAGCGCGGTGGAAGTGGCCACGCAGCTCTCAGTGCGTGCCTTCGAGCTCTTCCATGCCATTGAGCCCACCGAGTACATCGATGACCTCTTCAGGTTGCGGTCATGCTTGCCCCGAACTTCTGGCCTCAAGCTCTTCTATGAGTCCATAAACCGAGAGACCTTCTGGGTGGCCACTGAGGTGCTGAGGGAACCCAACCAGTTGAAGCGCATGGAGATCATCAAGCATTTCATCAAGATCGCCCTGTACTGCCGCGAGTGCAAGAACTTCAACTCCATGTTCGCTATCATCAGGTGAGTAAAGAAGGATGAAAGCTTGCTCAGTTCTCACATGCCTCAGTGTTTAAAATTCAGAGTTACATAAATCACTGGTTGTTGTGAAATTGCTACATTTACAGAGGTCGGTGTGGGTTGGAGCGCTGAGATGACAGACTCTTACACACCAGCTTTGTCTAGTCTTCTGCCatgaaagcatcagatttcacTGTAATTCGACCATTTATGTTTTTCAGTGGTCTAAATCTGGCGCCCGTGTCCAGAATGCGAGGAACTTGGAAGAAACTTCCCAGCAAGTATGAGAAGCTTTTCAATGACCTGCAGGACCTGTTTGACCCATCCAGAAACATGGCCAAGTACCGAAACGTTCTTAAAAGCCAGAACATGCAGCTGCCAATCATCCCTCTTTTCCCAATTTTCATAAAAGACCTCACCTTCCTCCATGACGGTAAG includes:
- the LOC108262908 gene encoding rap guanine nucleotide exchange factor 2-like, which gives rise to MGLEKASEKAKANTVGGRNKPKKIFGKTLPTGVVQSQDDSSVRVKQSKPDAHELLRESHISLLQLSAVEVATQLSVRAFELFHAIEPTEYIDDLFRLRSCLPRTSGLKLFYESINRETFWVATEVLREPNQLKRMEIIKHFIKIALYCRECKNFNSMFAIISGLNLAPVSRMRGTWKKLPSKYEKLFNDLQDLFDPSRNMAKYRNVLKSQNMQLPIIPLFPIFIKDLTFLHDGNDSMVDGLVNLEKLRMIAKEIRHVGRMAAVNVDAELLFRTRCLNRGRANADVLDVTQTRRHKKLYEDTQMAPKVKQYLSNLTVETNEKSLQTLSIQCEPSITRTFL